In the genome of Streptomyces aquilus, the window GTCGGCGGTCCGGCCGCGACGATCCGCCCGCCCTGGTCGCCGCCGCCCGGGCCCAGGTCGATCACCCAGTCCGCGCCCGCGACGACCGACATGTCGTGCTCGACGACGATGACGGTGTTCCCGGTGTCGACGAGGCCGTGCAGTTGGCGCATCAGGACGTCGACGTCAGCGGGGTGCAGGCCGGTGGTGGGCTCGTCGAGGAGGTAGAGGGTGTGGCCGCGGCGGCCGCGCTGGAGTTCGCTCGCGAGCTTGATGCGCTGTGCCTCCCCGCCGGAGAGTTCGGTGGCGGGCTGGCCGAGGCGCAGATAGCCGAGGCCCACGTCGAGCAGGGTGCGCAGGCTGCGCGCGACGGCCGGGGTGTCCGCGAAGAAGTCCGCCGCGGACTCCACGGTGAGGTCCAGCACCTGCGCGATGTTCCGCCCCCGGTACGTCACTTCGAGGGTCTCGGGGTGGTAGCGGGCGCCGCCGCAGTCCGGGCACGGGGCGTAGGTGCTCGGCAGGAACAGCAGCTCCACGCTGACGAACCCCTCGCCCTGGCAGGTCTCGCAGCGCCCGCCGCTGACGTTGAAGGAGAACCGCCCCACACCGAAGCCGCGCCGACGGGCCTCCTCCGTCGCCGCGAACTCCTTGCGGACGACGTCGAACAGGCCGGTGTAGGTGGCGAGGTTGGAGCGCGGAGTACGTCCGATGGGCCGTTGGTCGACCGAGACGAGCCGGCCCACGCCCGCGAGGTCCTCCGTGATCTCCCCGATGAGCGTGGACTTGCCCGAACCCGAGACGCCGGTCACGGCGGTGAGGACGCCGAGCGGGAACTCCGCGGTCACGGCGCGCAGGTTGTGCCGGGAGACGGGGCCGACCTTCAACTGCCCGCCGGGGCTGCGTACTTCACGCACCGGGACGGGCGAGCGGTCGAAGAGATACCGGGCGGTGGCCGACTCCTCGACCGAGGCCAGGTCCGCCACCGGTCCGCTGTGCAGCACCCGGCCACCGTGCTCACCGGCGAGCGGCCCCACGTCCACCAGCCAGTCCGCGCCCCGCACGACGTCGAGGTGGTGCTCCACCACGAACACCGAGTTGCCCGCCGCCTTCAGCCGCGCCAGGACGGTGAGAAGGGCCTCCGTGTCGGCCGGGTGGAGTCCGGCGGACGGTTCGTCGAGGACGTACACCACACCGAACAGGCCCGAGCGCAACTGGGTGGCCAGGCGCAGGCGTTGGAGTTCACCCGCGGAGAGGGTGGGGGTGGCCCGGTCGAGGCTCAGGTAGCCGAGGCCGAGTTCGAGGACGGGGGCGATACGGGACCGCAGGTCGTCGGTGAGGACACGGGCGGTCTCACCGTCCGCGACGAGATGCCCGGCCAGATCGGTCAACGGCAGGGCGGCGAGCTCGGCGATGGTCCGCCCCGCGAACGTCACCGCCAGCGCCTCCGGCCGCAGCCGGCTGCCCCCGCACGCCGGACAGGGCGCACTGCTCAGAAACCGCTCCGCCTTCGCCCGCAGGGTCGGGCTCTTGGAGTCCGAGAAGGTCTTCATGACATACCGGTGCGCGCTCATGTACGTGCCCTGGTAGGGCCGTTGGATGCGTTCGGCGTCCCGCACCGGGTGCACGGTGACGACCGGCTGCTCGTCCGTGAACAGGATCCACTCCCGCTGCTCGGCGGGGAGTTCACGCCAGGGCCGGTCCACGTCGTACCCGAGCGCGTCGAGGATGTCGCGCAGGTTCTTGCCCTGCCAGGCCCCGGGCCAGGCGGCGATCGCCCCGTCCCGGACGGACAGCGAGGGGTCGGGTACGAGCAGCTCCTCACTGGTCCGGTGCACGCGCCCCAGCCCATGGCACTCCGGACAGGCCCCGGCGGCCGTGTTCGGCGAGAACGCGTCCGACTCGAGCCGCTCGGCCCCCGCTGGGTAGTCGCCGGCCCGCGAGAACAGCATCCGCAGCGAGTTCGACAGGTTGGTGACCGTCCCGACCGACGACCGCGACGTCGGCGCGGCCCGCCGCTGCTCCAGCGACACGGCCGGCGGCAGCCCGGTGATCTCCCCGACCTTCGGCGCCCCGACCTGATGGATCAGCCGCCGCGCATACGGCGCCACCGACTCGAAATACCGCCGCTGAGCCTCCGCGTACACGGTCCCGAACGCCAACGACGACTTCCCGGACCCTGAGACCCCGGTGAAGACGACGAGCACGTCCCGTGGGATGTCGACGTCCACGTTCTTCAGGTTGTGCTCCCGGGCACCGCGGACACGGACATACGGGTCATGTGGGGTGCGCATGAGGGGGAACTCTAGTCGGAGACGATCGAGGCCAGCCGTCGGTAGGAGTCCAGCAGGGCGTCGCGGTCGTACGTGCTCGTCGTGACCAGGACCTCCTGGGCGGCCGTCTCCTTCAGTACCGTCTCCAGCTCGTGGGCGACCTGGTCCTCGGTGCCCGCGATGTGGCCGGTGAGGCCGGACTCGTAGAAGCCGCGCTCCCTGGGGGACATCGGGAGGGAGGCGACGCGGTCGGCCGGGGGCAGGGGCGGGAACGTGCCGTGGGTGCGGGAGTGGGCCATCGACCAGGCCTCGGGGATCAGGAGGTGGTGGGCCTCCTCGGGAGTCGCGGCCACGGCGATCGTGCCGGAGATGACGACGTACGGCTCGCTCGCCCAGGGGGAGGGGCGGAAGTGGGCGCGGTAGTGGTCGATGCCGCGGCGCATCTTCTCGCGGTTCCTGAGGTCGCCGATGACCATCGGCAGGCCCGCCCGGGCGGCGATGGCGGCGCCCTCGCCCATCGCGAGGACGAAGGGCGGGACGCTCAGGCCCTCCGCGGGGCGGGCGTGGACCCCGGTCGGGGAGGTGCCGGTGAACCAGCCGAGCAGTTCGTCGAGCTGGGCGGCGAAGGCGTCGGCGTCGTCCTTGTCGCGGCCCAGCGCCTTGCGGACGCCGTCCGTGAAGCCGACCGAGCGGCCCAGGCCCATGTCGATGCGGCCGGGGAAGAGGGACTCCAGCACGCCGAACTGTTCGGCCACGACCAGGGGCCGGTGGTTCGGCAGCATCACACCACCCGTGCCGACCCGGATACGCCCCGTCGCCGCCGCCACGGCCGCCGCCAGGACCGTCGGCGCGGAACCGGCGACACCGGGCACGCCGTGATGCTCCGACACCCAGAACCGGTGATAGCCGAGCGCCTCCACCTCCCGCGCGAACCGCACGGTGTCCCGCAGCGCCTCGGCGTTCGAGTGCCCCTCGCGGGTGCGGGAACGGTCGAGGACGGAGAACCGGACGGTCTGCTGGCTGAGGCTCACCTCTGTCATGACGCTGTGCGGGGGTCCGGTATTCCGCCGGCCGTCTCCGTCTCCGTCTCTGTCTCAGGCCGTCAGGGTGTGCTCGTGCTCGCAGGAGTCGTCGATCCCGTACGTGTCCCATGCGGGGAAGGGGTCAGGGAAGGGCGCGCAGTCGTCCGGCGTCATGAGGCAGGTCGTGAGTGCCCTGTGCAGACCCGCGTGGTCCAAGCCCGTGCCGATGAACACCAGCTCCTGCGCGTACGGCGCCTCCTCGTCGCGTGCCGCCGAGGGCTCGAAGCGGGCCACCGAGCCCGACTGGGACCACAGGCCCGTCACCAGCGGGCGGCTCGCGAGGGTGAAGAAGCCCTTCGAGCGCAGGACGCGGCCGTGGGCGCCGCCGTCGAGGTCTTGCGTCACGAAGTCCCACAACCGGGTTGGATGGAAGGGGAGTTCGGAGCGGAAGACGGTGGAGGAGACGCCGTACTCCTCGGTCTCGGGGACGTGCTCGCCGTTGAGCTCCTGGACCCAGCCCGGCGCCTGCTGTGCGCGGTCCAGGTCGAACAGCCCGGTGCCCAGGACCTGTCCGAGGTCCACGCGGGCGTGGCGGGCGTCGACGATCCGGGCGACGGGGTTGAGGCGGCGCAGGGTCGCGCGCAGGCGGGCCGCGGCGTCGGCGTCGACCAGGTCGAGCTTGTTGAGGACCAGGACGTCCGCGAACTCGATCTGGTCCACGAGCAGATCGCTCACCGTGCGTTCGTCGTCCTCGAAGGGCGCGAGGCCGCGCTCGGCGAGTTCGTCGCCGCTGTCCAGCTCGGGCAGGAAGTTGGCCGCGTCCACGACCGTGACCATGGTGTCCAGGCGGGCGACGTCCCCGAGCGTGGCCCCGTCGTCGCGGGCGAAGGCGAAGGTGGCCGCGACGGGCAGGGGTTCGGAGATGCCCGACGACTCGATGAGCAGGTGGTCGAACCTGCCCTCCCGGGCCAGCCGGTCGACCTCCTCCAGCAGGTCGTCGCGCAGCGTGCAGCAGATGCAGCCGTTGGTCATCTCGACCAGGCGTTCCTCGGTGCGCGACAGCGCGGCCTCGCCGCCCCGCACCAGCGCGGCGTCGATGTTGACCTCGCTCATGTCGTTGACGATCACGGCGACCCGCAGGCCCTCGCGGTTGGCCAGCACATGGTTGAGCAGCGTGGTCTTGCCCGCCCCGAGGAACCCGGACAGGACGGTGACCGGCAGGCGGTCGTGGGGAGGCATCGGGCGCTCAGCCTTCGGGGCGCAGCAGGCCGCGCTCGTACGCCTTGACCAGGTTCTGCGGTACGAGGTGACGTACGCCGTCGATCGTGACGGGCACCAGCGACGGCGTGGCCGCCTTCCACTGCGCGCGGCGGTGGCGGGTGTTGCTGCGGGACATCTTCCGCTTGGGGACAGCCATGACAGGGACCTCCTCGGTGGGGCAGCGAGCACCGAGGACGCTACATGAAAATGGATCTCATTAACAATTGGCGCTTCTTGGTTAGGGTGAGTGCCGTGACCGACAGCAGCGAGCGCCCCCTGGCCGTGTTCGACCTCGACAACACCCTCGCGGACACCGCCCACCGGCAGCACTTCCTGGAACGGCAGCCGCGCGACTGGGACGGCTTCTTCGCCGCCGCGCCCGCCGACCCGCCCCTCCCGCAGGGCATCGCGCTGGTCCTGGAGCACGCGGCGGAGTGCGAGGTCGTCTACCTCACCGGCCGGCCCGAGCGCTGCCGCCAGGACACGCGGGACTGGCTGGCCGCGCAGGGGCTGCCCGACGGCCGCGTTTACATGCGGCGGGACAACGACCGCAGGCCCGCCCGGCGCACCAAGCTGGAGACCCTCCGCCGCCTCGGTCGCACCCGGGACGTCCGGGTGCTGGTCGACGACGACGAACTGGTCTGCGCGGACGCCGAGCAGGCCGGTTTCACGGTGGTACGGGCCCGCTGGACCGCCCCTTCCGCCGCGCTGAAGAACGCGCAGGAGCGGGAGGGGCGGACCTGAGAGCGGACGCTCAGTCCGACTCCTCCAGGCGGAAGCCGACCTTCAGGCCCACCTGCCAGTGCGCGACCTGACCGTTCTCGATCTGGCCCCGCACCTGCGTCACCTCGAACCAGTCGAGGTTGCGGAGGGTCTGGGAGGCGCGGCTGATCCCGTTGCTGATCGCCTGGTCGACGCCGTCGGGCGAGGTGCCGACGATCTCGGTCACCCGATAGGTGTGATTCGTCATGGAACCACCGTGCCCCAGGCGACGGCCGAGCGCGAGCCGTCCGTCACCGCACCCGGCTCAGCGACAACGCGAAACGGCCCTCCTCGTCCGTCCACCAGTGGGACAACTCAAGCCCCGCGGCGGACAGTTCGGACCGCACGCCCTCCTTGCGGAACTTCGCCGAGATCTCGGTGTGCAGCTCCTCGCCCGCCGCGAAGTCCACGGCGAGGTCCAGCGCCGGGATCTTCACCGTCTGTGCGGTGCGGGACCGCAGCCGCATCTCGATCCACTCGTGCTCCGCGTCCCACAGCGCCACATGGTCGAAGGCGCCGGGGTCGAAGTCGGCGCCCAGCTCGCGGTCGACGACGGTCAGGACGTTCTTGTTGAACGCGGCCGTCACGCCCGCCGCGTCGTCGTACGCCCTGACCAGCACCTTCTCGTCCTTCACGAGGTCCGTGCCGAGCAGCAGGGCGTCGCCGGGGGAGAGCAGGGCGCGGACCGAGGCCAGGAATACCGCCCGCTCGGCCGGCAGCAGGTTGCCGATCGTGCCGCCGAGGAAGGCGACCAGCCGGGGGCCCGGCGTCTCGGGCAGGGCCAGTTCGGCGGTGAAGTCCGCGATGAGCGCGTGCACGCTCAGCGCCGGCCGCTCGGCGATGAGCGCGTGACCGGCCTGGGTGAGCGCGCTCTCGCTGACGTCGACCGGCACGTACGTGTGCAGCTCGGTGAGCGCGTCGATGACGTACCGCGTCTTCTCCGAGGAGCCGGAGCCCAGTTCGACCAGGGTGCGGGCCCCGGTCGCCGCGGCGATCTCCCCGGCGCGGGCGACGAGGATCTCGCGCTCGGCGCGGGTGGGGTAGTACTCCTCCAACTCGGTGATCCGGTCGAAGAGTTCGCTGCCGTGGGCGTCGTAGAACCACTTCGGCGGGAGCGTCTTCGGGGTGCGGGTCAGGCCGTTGAGGACGTCGGCGCGCAGGGCGGCCTCGGTGGCGTCCTCGGGCAGGGTGCGGGTGAGAAGGAACGGACTCACGTGCGGGGCTCCTTCGGTGGTTCCATGGACGGTTCCTTGAGCGGCGTGAGCAGCACGTCCGTGCCGCTGGCCGCGAGCAGGGTGCGGTCGGGGACCTCCTGCCAGTGCGGATCGTCGTCGTACGGCTCGGAGGCCACGACCGTGCTGCGGCCGGGGCTCGCGAGATACCAGAGCGTGTCGCCCCAGGCGGTCGCGGCGATGGACTCGCCGTTGGTGAGCAGCAGGTTCAGCCGGGACCCGGGGGCCGCCTCGGCGACCTCCAGGACCGTGTCGGCCAGCGCCTGCCCCTCCTCGTCGCCCGCCCGGAGCCGGGCGAGGACCAGCGCCCACACGAACGCCGAGTCGTTGCGGGCCTCCATCGCCAGCAGGTCCGCTGCCGGAAGGGTCTCCGTCAGCGGTGCCAGGGAGCGGGGCCAGCCCTTGACGGCGCCGTTGTGGCTGAACAGCCACGGCCCGCTCGCGAACGGGGCCGCAGCCGCCTCGGCGTCCGCGCCCGAGAGCGTCGCGTCCCGGACCGCCGCGAGGAGGGCGGAGGCGCGGACGACTCGCGCGAGGTCGGCGAAGGACTGGTCCGCCCAGATCGGGCCCGCCCGCCGGTAGCGGGCCGGTACCGGGTCGCCCGGTGCGTACCAACCGACCCCGAAACCATCGGCGTTGACCGTACCGTACCGCTGGCGCCGCGGCGCCCACGACTGCCGGTACAGGCCGTGCGCCGGCGTCACCAGGAGTCTGCCGAGCGGCTCCTCGGGCCCCAGGTAGGCCAGGTGACGGCACATCAGACGCCCTCCGCGGACCGGGCGGTGCGGAAGCCGGAGAAGATCTGCCGCCGGATCGGGTAGTCCCAGTTGCGGAACGTGCCCCGGCAGGCCACCGGGTCCACGGCGAACGAGCCGCCGCGCAGCACCTTGTACTCGGGGCCGAAGAACACCTCCGAGTACTCCTTGTACGGGAACGCCCGGAAGCCCGGGTACGGCAGGAAGTCGCTCGCCGTCCACTCCCACACGTCGCCGATCAACTGGCGTACCCCCAGCGGCGACTCACCCTCGGGGTAGCTGCCGGCCGGGGCCGGGCGCAGATGCCGCTGGCCGAGGTTGGCGTGCTCGGGCGCCGGGTCGGCGTCGCCCCACGGGTAACGCATCGAGCGGTCCGTGGTCGGGTCGTGCCGGGCGGCCTTCTCCCACTCGGCCTCCGTCGGCAGCCGGCGCCCCGCCCAGCGGGCGTACGCTTCGGCCTCGTACCAACTCACGTGCACCACCGGCTCGTCGGGCGGGACCACCTCGGTGACGCCGAACCGCCGGCGCAGCCACTGGTCGCCGTCCCGGCGCCAGAACAGCGGGGCGTCGATCGAGTGCTCCCGGATGTGCGCCCAGCCGGCCGGCGACCACCAGCGGTCGACCCAGTAGCCGCCGTCCTCGATGAACTCCTGGTACGCCTCGTTCGTGACCGGAGCGGTGTCGATCCAGAACGGCGCCACCTCACGCCGGTGCGCGGGGCGTTCGTTGTCCAGCGCCCAGGGCTCGTCCGAGGTGCCCATCATGAACGGGCCGCCGGGGACGAGGACTTCGGCCGGACCGGTGTACAGCGGGGCCGGGGCCGGGTCGGGCGCGGTCAGGGCCTGGGGGCCCTTGCGGAGCTGATGGGTGATCAGCATCGTCTCGTCGTGCTGCTGTTCGTGCTGGGCGATCATCCCGAAGGCGAAACCGGCCTCGGTGAGCCGGGTGCCGTGGAAGTCGGTCGACTCCAGCAGGTCCAGGACCCTGCCGCGCACCTCCGCCGCGTACTGCCGGGCCTCGACGGGCGGCAGCAGCGGCAACTTGGGCCGTTCGGCGCGCGGGTGCTCGAAGGCGTCGTACAGGCCGTCGATCTCCGGGCGCATCGCCTCCCGGCCCGCGACCCCCCGCAGCAGCCACAGCTCCTCCTGGTTGCCGATGTGGGCGAGGTCCCACACCAGCGGGGACATCAGCGGCGAGTGCTGGGCGGTGAGGTCGGGGTCGTCGACGCAGCTGGTCAGCAGCGTCGTGCGGTCGCGGGCCGTGGTGAGAGTGGTCAGCGCCCGTACGCGGAGCGTCTCGGCGTCGTCGGTCATGTGCGGAGGTCCTTCCCGTGCGGCCGGTCCAGCGGGTCGTCGGCGGGGTTCTTGCGGTGCGGCCGGTCCAGTGGTCCGTCGGCGAGGTTGTTGCGGTGCGACCGGTCCAGTGGATCGGAGGCGGGGTCCTTGCCGTGACGCCGGTCCGGACCGACGCGGCCCTCAAGGGCGCCGACAAGCAGGTCGTCGGCGGGGTCCGTGCCTCGCAGCTGGTCCAGCAGGTCGTCGGCGGGACAGCGGCCCCGGCGGACGTAGCGCTCCAGATACGTGGCGACGGCGTCCTGGACCCCGACGGTTGCGCCGAGCCTCGGCAGGGCGTCCAGGGCGGCCGTGAAGCACTGCACGGCCACCTCGTGCAGCTCCGGGTCGGCGAGGCCGGTGCGTGCCGCGTCCAGCCACAGCGGGTTGTGCGGGGCGGGCAGCCCCTGCGCCCGCTCCGCCAGCGGCTTCACCGCGCGGTAGGCGGTCTCGGCCGCCTCCGGGTCGTCGAACAGCGCCGTCGTCACCGCCAGCGGCACGATCCAGCCGTCCTCGCCGGGCTGGGCGTCCATCATGCGCAGCTCGATGTGGCCCCGTGGTCTGATCGGCGGGAACAGGGTGGTGAGGTGGTAGTCGAGATCCTCGCGGGTCGGCGGCCTCGGCACGCCGGAGCGGGTCCACTCCCGGAAGGTCATGCCGTCCGGGACGTCCCAGGCGCCGTCGTCTCGCCGTATGCACATCACCGGGGCGTCGAGCACATGCCGCGCCCAGGTCGCGCGGGGGTCGCCGTCCAGCGCGGGCGCGCCCGCGCGGCCCGCGCCGATCTCCATCCACAGCAGCTGCCGGGTGGAGAGCCAGCCGGTGGGTTCGCGGCCGACCAGCGGGGAGTTGGCGAACGCGGCGACCAGGACCGCGCCCAGCTGGTGCGCGAGCCACCAGCGCCGCCCGTGCCCCAGCGGGCCCGGCTCCTCGTAGCCGGCGTCCAGGCAGACCTGCACGGACGCGGAGGTGCACATCATGGCGCGGCCGGCCGGACCGGTGCGGTCGAGGCACGCCTCCATGGCGTCGTAGCGGGGTTCGTGGAGATACCGGCGGGGCGAGTGCCAGGGATCGTGGCCCAGGCCGACGAGGCCGAGATCGTGCCCGGCGAGCGCCGTGCGGACGGCGTCGAGGTCGGCGGAGACGGTGCCGATGCACTCCATGAGGGAGGCGGCGGGCGGCGAGCTGAGCTCCAGCTGGCCGCCGGGCTCGACGGTGAGCGCCGAGCTCAGGGGCACGGCCCGCAGGGCGGCGTAGGCCGCTTCGAGTCGGCGGGTTGTGACGGGGAGCTGCGGTGTGCGCAGCTCGTGGACGAGCCATTCCACCTCGACCCCGACGGTGCGGGGCGGTCCGGTCTTGAAGCAGATGCCCCTGACCAGGGCCTCCACCTCGGCGGCGGACAGAGCGGTGCGGGGCTCCGTACAGTCGCTACAGTCGGTAACCGAATCGGACATGTCGGGATCCTCCTGAGATTCCACCATGCCACCGGCCCGGATGATGTTGGCCGGACCGGCATTGCTCGTCCCACCCAAAACCCTCGCGGCGATTCGCACAAGAGTGCACTTTCGCGCATTCGGGGCCGAGGATCTCTGTTTCCTGCGTGTTTCCTGGGCGTTCTCGAGGCGGGGAAACTCCGTTGCACCGTATGACCAGCATCGCCCACGATGCGTGCATGAGCACGACGGGGAAGCGCGCAGCGCGCGCGATCGAGGCGCCCACGGGGGTGGCGCCCTGAGCGCGCGCCTGCGCGGGATCGCGCAGCAGACCGAGGAGATCGTCGAGGCGGGTCTCTACCGCGCCTCCGACGGGCGCGAGGTGTCCATCGCGGCGGCGACCGAGGCGGCCCGGGCGGCGACGCGGCTGTACGGGCCGGAGCCGGTGGCCGTGCCGTCCTGGACACCGGCGGAGCTGTTCGTCGAGGTCACCGGCGAGAGCAGCCTGGAGGCCGCGCGCCGGCTCGGCGGCGCCCCGGCCGTCCTGAACTTCGCCTCGGCCCGCAACCCGGGCGGCGGCTATCTCAACGGCGCCCAGGCCCAGGAGGAGGCCCTGTGCCGGGCCTCCGCGCTGTACGCGTGCGTGCGGGAGACCCGGGACTTCTACGACCACCACCGGGCCCACCGCGACCCCTTCTACACGGACCGGGTCATCCACTCACCGGCCGTCCCCGTCTTCCGCGACGACCGCGGCCGACTCCTGGACGAGCCGTACCGCTGCGGCTTCCTGACGGCCGCCGCGCCCAACGCCGGTGTCGTCCGCCGTACGGCGCCGGAGCGGGCCGACGAGCTGCCGCGAGCCCTCGCCGTCCGCGCCGAGCGGGTGCTGGAGGTGGCGGCGGCCGAGGGGTACCGGCGGCTGGTGCTCGGGGCATGGGGGTGCGGGGTGTTCCAGAACGACCCGGTGCAGGTGGCCGGTGCCTTCCACGCGCTGCTGGCCCCCGGAGGGCGGTTCGACACGGCGTTCGAGCACGTCGTCTTCGGGGTCCTGGACCGCACGCCCGGCGGTGTGGTGCGCGGCGCCTTCGAGAAGGTGTTCCAGGTCCAGCCGTAGCGAAGGTGTTCCAGGTCCAGCCGTAGCGAAGGTGTTTCAGGTCCAGCCGTGGTG includes:
- a CDS encoding TIGR02452 family protein — protein: MSARLRGIAQQTEEIVEAGLYRASDGREVSIAAATEAARAATRLYGPEPVAVPSWTPAELFVEVTGESSLEAARRLGGAPAVLNFASARNPGGGYLNGAQAQEEALCRASALYACVRETRDFYDHHRAHRDPFYTDRVIHSPAVPVFRDDRGRLLDEPYRCGFLTAAAPNAGVVRRTAPERADELPRALAVRAERVLEVAAAEGYRRLVLGAWGCGVFQNDPVQVAGAFHALLAPGGRFDTAFEHVVFGVLDRTPGGVVRGAFEKVFQVQP
- a CDS encoding LLM class flavin-dependent oxidoreductase, with translation MTEVSLSQQTVRFSVLDRSRTREGHSNAEALRDTVRFAREVEALGYHRFWVSEHHGVPGVAGSAPTVLAAAVAAATGRIRVGTGGVMLPNHRPLVVAEQFGVLESLFPGRIDMGLGRSVGFTDGVRKALGRDKDDADAFAAQLDELLGWFTGTSPTGVHARPAEGLSVPPFVLAMGEGAAIAARAGLPMVIGDLRNREKMRRGIDHYRAHFRPSPWASEPYVVISGTIAVAATPEEAHHLLIPEAWSMAHSRTHGTFPPLPPADRVASLPMSPRERGFYESGLTGHIAGTEDQVAHELETVLKETAAQEVLVTTSTYDRDALLDSYRRLASIVSD
- a CDS encoding LNS2 domain-containing protein, producing MTDSSERPLAVFDLDNTLADTAHRQHFLERQPRDWDGFFAAAPADPPLPQGIALVLEHAAECEVVYLTGRPERCRQDTRDWLAAQGLPDGRVYMRRDNDRRPARRTKLETLRRLGRTRDVRVLVDDDELVCADAEQAGFTVVRARWTAPSAALKNAQEREGRT
- a CDS encoding dodecin translates to MTNHTYRVTEIVGTSPDGVDQAISNGISRASQTLRNLDWFEVTQVRGQIENGQVAHWQVGLKVGFRLEESD
- a CDS encoding ATP-binding cassette domain-containing protein; amino-acid sequence: MRTPHDPYVRVRGAREHNLKNVDVDIPRDVLVVFTGVSGSGKSSLAFGTVYAEAQRRYFESVAPYARRLIHQVGAPKVGEITGLPPAVSLEQRRAAPTSRSSVGTVTNLSNSLRMLFSRAGDYPAGAERLESDAFSPNTAAGACPECHGLGRVHRTSEELLVPDPSLSVRDGAIAAWPGAWQGKNLRDILDALGYDVDRPWRELPAEQREWILFTDEQPVVTVHPVRDAERIQRPYQGTYMSAHRYVMKTFSDSKSPTLRAKAERFLSSAPCPACGGSRLRPEALAVTFAGRTIAELAALPLTDLAGHLVADGETARVLTDDLRSRIAPVLELGLGYLSLDRATPTLSAGELQRLRLATQLRSGLFGVVYVLDEPSAGLHPADTEALLTVLARLKAAGNSVFVVEHHLDVVRGADWLVDVGPLAGEHGGRVLHSGPVADLASVEESATARYLFDRSPVPVREVRSPGGQLKVGPVSRHNLRAVTAEFPLGVLTAVTGVSGSGKSTLIGEITEDLAGVGRLVSVDQRPIGRTPRSNLATYTGLFDVVRKEFAATEEARRRGFGVGRFSFNVSGGRCETCQGEGFVSVELLFLPSTYAPCPDCGGARYHPETLEVTYRGRNIAQVLDLTVESAADFFADTPAVARSLRTLLDVGLGYLRLGQPATELSGGEAQRIKLASELQRGRRGHTLYLLDEPTTGLHPADVDVLMRQLHGLVDTGNTVIVVEHDMSVVAGADWVIDLGPGGGDQGGRIVAAGPPTEVARTEGSATATYLARALG
- the egtC gene encoding ergothioneine biosynthesis protein EgtC, which encodes MCRHLAYLGPEEPLGRLLVTPAHGLYRQSWAPRRQRYGTVNADGFGVGWYAPGDPVPARYRRAGPIWADQSFADLARVVRASALLAAVRDATLSGADAEAAAAPFASGPWLFSHNGAVKGWPRSLAPLTETLPAADLLAMEARNDSAFVWALVLARLRAGDEEGQALADTVLEVAEAAPGSRLNLLLTNGESIAATAWGDTLWYLASPGRSTVVASEPYDDDPHWQEVPDRTLLAASGTDVLLTPLKEPSMEPPKEPRT
- the egtD gene encoding L-histidine N(alpha)-methyltransferase; translated protein: MSPFLLTRTLPEDATEAALRADVLNGLTRTPKTLPPKWFYDAHGSELFDRITELEEYYPTRAEREILVARAGEIAAATGARTLVELGSGSSEKTRYVIDALTELHTYVPVDVSESALTQAGHALIAERPALSVHALIADFTAELALPETPGPRLVAFLGGTIGNLLPAERAVFLASVRALLSPGDALLLGTDLVKDEKVLVRAYDDAAGVTAAFNKNVLTVVDRELGADFDPGAFDHVALWDAEHEWIEMRLRSRTAQTVKIPALDLAVDFAAGEELHTEISAKFRKEGVRSELSAAGLELSHWWTDEEGRFALSLSRVR
- a CDS encoding GTP-binding protein; this encodes MPPHDRLPVTVLSGFLGAGKTTLLNHVLANREGLRVAVIVNDMSEVNIDAALVRGGEAALSRTEERLVEMTNGCICCTLRDDLLEEVDRLAREGRFDHLLIESSGISEPLPVAATFAFARDDGATLGDVARLDTMVTVVDAANFLPELDSGDELAERGLAPFEDDERTVSDLLVDQIEFADVLVLNKLDLVDADAAARLRATLRRLNPVARIVDARHARVDLGQVLGTGLFDLDRAQQAPGWVQELNGEHVPETEEYGVSSTVFRSELPFHPTRLWDFVTQDLDGGAHGRVLRSKGFFTLASRPLVTGLWSQSGSVARFEPSAARDEEAPYAQELVFIGTGLDHAGLHRALTTCLMTPDDCAPFPDPFPAWDTYGIDDSCEHEHTLTA
- the egtA gene encoding ergothioneine biosynthesis glutamate--cysteine ligase EgtA, producing MSDSVTDCSDCTEPRTALSAAEVEALVRGICFKTGPPRTVGVEVEWLVHELRTPQLPVTTRRLEAAYAALRAVPLSSALTVEPGGQLELSSPPAASLMECIGTVSADLDAVRTALAGHDLGLVGLGHDPWHSPRRYLHEPRYDAMEACLDRTGPAGRAMMCTSASVQVCLDAGYEEPGPLGHGRRWWLAHQLGAVLVAAFANSPLVGREPTGWLSTRQLLWMEIGAGRAGAPALDGDPRATWARHVLDAPVMCIRRDDGAWDVPDGMTFREWTRSGVPRPPTREDLDYHLTTLFPPIRPRGHIELRMMDAQPGEDGWIVPLAVTTALFDDPEAAETAYRAVKPLAERAQGLPAPHNPLWLDAARTGLADPELHEVAVQCFTAALDALPRLGATVGVQDAVATYLERYVRRGRCPADDLLDQLRGTDPADDLLVGALEGRVGPDRRHGKDPASDPLDRSHRNNLADGPLDRPHRKNPADDPLDRPHGKDLRT
- the egtB gene encoding ergothioneine biosynthesis protein EgtB, coding for MTDDAETLRVRALTTLTTARDRTTLLTSCVDDPDLTAQHSPLMSPLVWDLAHIGNQEELWLLRGVAGREAMRPEIDGLYDAFEHPRAERPKLPLLPPVEARQYAAEVRGRVLDLLESTDFHGTRLTEAGFAFGMIAQHEQQHDETMLITHQLRKGPQALTAPDPAPAPLYTGPAEVLVPGGPFMMGTSDEPWALDNERPAHRREVAPFWIDTAPVTNEAYQEFIEDGGYWVDRWWSPAGWAHIREHSIDAPLFWRRDGDQWLRRRFGVTEVVPPDEPVVHVSWYEAEAYARWAGRRLPTEAEWEKAARHDPTTDRSMRYPWGDADPAPEHANLGQRHLRPAPAGSYPEGESPLGVRQLIGDVWEWTASDFLPYPGFRAFPYKEYSEVFFGPEYKVLRGGSFAVDPVACRGTFRNWDYPIRRQIFSGFRTARSAEGV
- the rpmF gene encoding 50S ribosomal protein L32; this encodes MAVPKRKMSRSNTRHRRAQWKAATPSLVPVTIDGVRHLVPQNLVKAYERGLLRPEG